A single window of Flagellimonas maritima DNA harbors:
- a CDS encoding S24 family peptidase, which produces MEIIKHGKIEKVDHRHAPEVSKQTGFPSPATHYLEPTINLHQELVLNSDATFFIRVKGRQFLNLHVDHNDVLIVDRSLPVKRNTLILAIIDGEFELIRLQDEPRDSSISIWGTVTYIIHRT; this is translated from the coding sequence ATGGAAATCATCAAGCACGGCAAAATTGAAAAGGTCGATCACAGGCATGCTCCCGAAGTATCCAAACAAACAGGCTTTCCAAGTCCTGCGACCCATTACTTGGAACCAACAATAAACTTGCACCAAGAACTTGTTTTAAACAGTGATGCAACATTTTTTATAAGAGTGAAGGGAAGACAGTTTTTGAACCTTCACGTTGATCATAATGATGTGCTAATCGTGGATCGTTCTCTACCTGTAAAAAGGAATACTTTAATATTGGCCATTATTGATGGGGAATTTGAATTAATACGCTTGCAGGACGAACCGAGAGATAGTTCAATTTCCATATGGGGAACGGTCACTTATATAATCCATAGAACCTAA